The Mauremys reevesii isolate NIE-2019 linkage group 1, ASM1616193v1, whole genome shotgun sequence genome has a segment encoding these proteins:
- the CCNA1 gene encoding cyclin-A1, with the protein MHHNDKSGISQPGSWEIRRVAAGPYSNQNPPPRAVLGLLTENGQCLRACGQGTTIVRRFSGSENAFPPSGKNILPSCVVNVTSKQGFSIYVDEPEQKDRCSCTVVEEVESSLCEVDTSTMKPNIHLLLDLSTGSPMLVDTSLQSQHEVYVDNIVDVMNVGDYAEDIHQYLREAEVRYRPKPYYMRKQPDITSGMRAILVDWLVEVGQEYKLRTETLYLAVNFLDRFLSCMSVLRGKLQLVGTAAILLAAKYEEIYPPEIEEFVYITDDTYTKRQLLRMEHLLLKVLAFDLTVPTINQFLLQYLQRHGVCVRTENFARYVAELSLLEADPFLKYLPSQTAAAAYCLANYTVNRHLWPETLAAFTGYSLSEIVPCLSDLHKTCLDASHRPQQAIREKYKLSKYMHVSFMEPPAVLPLQ; encoded by the exons ATGCATCACAACGATAAGAGTGGGATCTCCCAACCTGGAAGTTGGGAGATCCGCCGGGTTGCAGCTGGGCCTTATTCCAACCAAAATCCCCCACCGAGGGCCGTACTTGGGCTGCTGACCGAGAATGGGCAGTGCTTGAGGGCATGTGGCCAG GGTACCACAATAGTCAGACGCTTCTCTGGCTCTGAAAATGCTTTCCCTCCATCTGGAAAGAATATATTGCCCAGCTGTGTGGTCAATGTAACATCCAAGCAAGGGTTTTCTATATATGTAGATGAACCAGAGCAGAAAGACAGATGCAGCTGCACAGTTGTAGAAGAGGTGGAATCCAGCCTGTGTGAAGTGGATACTAGCACAATGAAGCCCAATATTCATCTGCTGTTGGATTTGAGTACAG GTTCTCCTATGTTGGTGGATACATCATTGCAGTCACAACATGAAGTTTATGTGGATAACATCGTGGATGTAATGAATGTGGGAGACTATGCAGAAGACATTCATCAGTACCTTAGAGAAGCTGAA GTAAGATACAGGCCAAAACCATATTACATGCGAAAGCAGCCAGACATCACCTCAGGGATGCGTGCAATCTTGGTGGACTGGCTGGTGGAAGTTGGGCAAGAATACAAACTTCGTACTGAAACACTGTACCTAGCTGTCAACTTTCTGGACAGGTTTCTTTCCTGTATGTCTGTCCTCAGAGGGAAGCTGCAGCTTGTGGGAACAGCAGCAATCCTTCTGGCTGC GAAATATGAAGAGATCTACCCTCCGGAGATAGAGGAGTTTGTGTATATAACCGATGATACTTACACAAAGAGACAGCTATTAAGAATGGAACACCTGCTCCTGAAAGTACTAGCTTTTGACTTGACAGTACCAACTATCAACCAGTTTCTCCTTCAGTATTTACAGAGACATGGAGTCTGTGTCAGGACAGAGAACTTTGCAAGG TATGTAGCAGAGTTGAGTCTCCTGGAAGCTGATCCATTTCTGAAGTACCTTCCTTCGCAAACTGCTGCAGCAGCTTACTGTCTAGCAAATTACACTGTGAACAGGCATTTGTGG CCAGAAACACTTGCTGCATTCACTGGGTATTCGCTAAGCGAGATAGTGCCTTGTCTGAGTGATCTACATAAAACATGCCTTGATGCTTCTCATCGACCACAGCAAGCAATTAGAGAGAAATACAAGCTGTCAAA GTACATGCATGTATCCTTTATGGAGCCACCAGCAGTTCTTCCTCTGCAATAA